The Triplophysa rosa linkage group LG3, Trosa_1v2, whole genome shotgun sequence genome has a segment encoding these proteins:
- the slc25a44a gene encoding solute carrier family 25 member 44a, producing the protein MMQQKRNIQIIEWEDLDKRKFYSLGVFMTMTTRATVYPFTLIRTRLQVQKGKSLYNGTFDAFCKILKAEGMPGLYRGFMVNSFTLISGQAYITTYELVRKYVSGYSSNNTVKSLVAGGSASLVAQSITVPIDVVSQQLMVQGQGCQLTRFKLKPKHKVTFGQTRDIVVQIFHADGSRGFYRGYVASLLTYIPNSAVWWPFYHFYAEQLSRLAPSECPHLILQAVAGPMAAATASTLTNPMDVVRARVQVEGRSSVIETFKQLLAEEGAWGLTKGLSARIISSMPTSVMIVIGYETLKRLSLRPELVNSRHW; encoded by the exons ATGATGCAGCAGAAGCGCAACATTCAGATCATCGAGTGGGAGGATCTGGACAAGAGGAAGTTCTACTCGCTGGGTGTTTTTATGACCATGACCACGCGGGCGACGGTCTACCCGTTCACCCTGATCCGCACCAGACTGCAGGTCCAAAAAGGGAAATCGCTCTATAACGGCACCTTCGATGCATTCTGTAAGATTCTGAAGGCCGAGGGGATGCCCGGCCTCTACCGAGGCTTCATGGTCAACTCGTTCACCTTGATCTCGGGTCAGGCCTACATCACTACCTACGAACTGGTGAGAAAATACGTTTCGGGTTACTCGTCCAATAACACGGTGAAGTCTCTGGTGGCGGGCGGCTCTGCCTCGCTGGTCGCCCAGAGCATCACGGTGCCCATCGATGTGGTGTCCCAGCAGCTGATGGTGCAGGGTCAGGGGTGTCAACTCACACGCTTTAAACTCAAGCCTAAACACAAGGTGACATTCGGACAGACCAGAGACATTGTGGTTCAGATTTTCCACGCGGACGGATCGAGGGGTTTTTATCGTGGGTATGTGGCGTCGTTGCTCACGTACATACCGAACAGTGCCGTTTGGTGgcctttttatcatttttatgcag AGCAGCTCTCCAGACTGGCGCCTTCTGAGTGCCCGCACCTTATCCTGCAGGCCGTGGCCGGGCCAATGGCCGCAGCCACAGCCTCTACGTTAACCAATCCCATGGATGTTGTCAGAGCCAGAGTCCAG GTCGAAGGCCGTTCGTCTGTGATCGAGACGTTCAAGCAGCTGCTAGCCGAGGAGGGCGCGTGGGGTCTCACCAAGGGCCTGTCTGCTCGCATCATTTCCTCCATGCCCACCTCCGTCATGATCGTCATCGGTTACGAGACGCTCAAGAGACTCAGTTTGCGACCCGAACTGGTGAACAGCAGACACTGGTGA
- the ireb2 gene encoding iron-responsive element-binding protein 2, giving the protein MALGSLQHEHPFRHLIDTLQSEKYEERRYFNPQKLDDVRYEKLPFCIRVLLEAAIRKCDGFYVKTEDVSSILDWQKQRNQAEVPFSPARVLLQDFTGIPAMVDLAAMRDALAKQGVDPSLVNPKCPTDLIVDHSLQIDYSKCAIQSPPTLTDDSHAGKPPAGRPTSRGSQCGGHQPGQGRGCRKASCSDAPTGRTQAVQIENTPLLCPFHLQPVSEPETVLRNQEMELSRNKERLQFFKWCSKAFKNINVVPPDIGAVHQVNLEYLCQVVQEGEGFIYPDSVVGTDSHTTMINGLGILGWGVGSIESEAVMLGQPVSLTLPEVVGCKLVGSINPLATSIDIVLGITKHLRQAGIGGKFVEFFGPGVSQLSAPDRTTIANMCPEYNATVSFFPVDDITLQHFKNTICSEEKLAVLGDYLKAVKLFRSYDDQSEEPQYSEVIEMNLSSIVPHVSGPKRPQDRVAVTCMKEDFINCLNEKLGFKGFHIAKEKQEIKVPFLHEGAEYSLAHGSVVIAAVISCTNNCNPSVMLAAGLLAKKAVEAGLSVKPYIRTSLVPGSGTVTHYLNASGVLPSLRKLGFEVVGYGCSTCVGNTAPLPESVVDAIKQGDLVACGVLSGNRHLEGRLCNCVRANYLASPPLVVAYAIAGTVSINLETEPMGVNSEGKEVFLRDIWPSKEEVRDTEENVVIASMFKELRSRIEKGNAFWNNLDSAESPLFPWDPKSTYISCPSFFSKLSKEKCAPLSIDNAYALLFLGDNVTTDHISPAGSIARVSAAAKYLQSKRLTPREFNSYGARRGNDAVMTRGTFASIKLQNRLIGKTGPKTLHIPTGQTLDVFEAAERYQRDGVPLIILAGKEYGSGSSRDWVAKGPYLLGVRAVIAESFQRMHKNHLVGMGIAPLQFLPGENADTLELSGKERFSISIPQELTPRQHLTVQTSTGKSFSVVPLFENEMDLVFFRHGGILKYMAQSLLL; this is encoded by the exons ATGGCGCTTGGTTCTCTTCAGCACG AACATCCATTCAGGCACTTGATCGACACGCTTCAGAGCGAAAAATATGAAGAGCGAAGATATTTCAACCCACAGAAGCTCGATGATGTCAGATATG AAAAACTGCCGTTCTGTATTCGGGTTCTGCTGGAGGCCGCGATCCGGAAGTGCGACGGGTTCTATGTGAAAACAGAGGATGTCTCCAGTATTCTAGACTGGCAGAAGCAGCGGAACCAAGCCGAGGTTCCGTTCTCGCCCGCCAGGGTTCTGCTGCAAGATTTCAC gggAATCCCTGCTATGGTGGATCTGGCTGCTATGAGGGATGCTTTAGCTAAACAAGGGGTCGATCCGAGCCTAGTAAACCCCAAATGCCCCACGGACCTCATCGTTGATCACTCACTGCAGATCGACTACAGCAAATG TGCCATCCAGAGCCCTCCCACCCTCACGGATGACAGTCACGCTGGCAAACCTCCAGCAGGTCGGCCAACTTCCCGTGGGAGTCAATGTGGGGGTCATCAACCAGGTCAAGGGCGCGGCTGCAGGAAAGCGTCCTGCTCTGACGCCCCCACTGGCCGAACCCAAGCAGTACAGATAGAGAACACACCCCTACTGTGCCCCTTCCACCTGCAGCCTGTATCAGA GCCTGAGACGGTGCTTAGGAATCAAGAGATGGAGCTCAGCAGAAACAAAGAGAGACTGCAGTTTTTTAAG TGGTGTTCAAAAGCCTTTAAAAACATCAACGTGGTTCCGCCAGACATCGGCGCTGTGCATCAGGTGAACCTGGAGTACCTGTGTCAGGTGGTACAGGAGGGGGAGGGGTTTATTTATCCAGACAGTGTGGTGGGAACAGACTCCCACACCACCATGATCAATGGCCTCGGCATCCTGGGATGGG GAGTTGGAAGTATTGAATCAGAAGCAGTCATGTTAGGTCAACCAGTGTCTTTGACGTTGCCCGAAGTTGTTGGCTGTAAACTTGTGGGGTCCATTAATCCCCTCGCCACGTCCATCGACATTGTCCTGGGCATCACTAAG CACCTGCGTCAAGCTGGAATTGGTGGGAAGTTTGTGGAGTTCTTTGGGCCCGGTGTGTCACAGCTCTCGGCTCCTGATCGGACCACCATTGCTAACATGTGCCCGGAGTACAACGCCACTGTGAGCTTCTTTCCTGTGGATGACATCACCCTGCAGCACTTTAAAAACACCA tCTGCAGTGAAGAGAAGCTTGCGGTTTTAGGAGACTACCTAAAAGCTGTGAAACTCTTCAGGAGCTACGATGACCAGTCAGAAGAGCCGCAGTATTCAGAG GTCATCGAGATGAACCTGAGTTCCATTGTGCCTCATGTCAGTGGACCCAAACGGCCGCAGGACAGAGTTGCCGTGACCTGCATGAAGGAAGACTTCATCAACTGCCTAAATGAGAAG CTGGGTTTTAAGGGCTTCCACATCGCCAAAGAGAAGCAGGAAATTAAGGTCCCGTTCCTGCACGAGGGGGCGGAGTACAGCCTCGCGCACGGCTCTGTGGTCATCGCTGCCGTTATCAGCTGCACCAATAACTGCAACCCATCTGTCATGCTGGCCGCAG GTCTGCTGGCAAAAAAAGCTGTCGAGGCTGGTCTGTCAGTAAAGCCGTATATCAGAACGAGTCTGGTGCCCGGAAGTGGAACCGTCACACATTACCTAAACGCCAGCGGTGTCTTGCCCTCCCTTAGGAAGCTTGG GTTCGAAGTGGTTGGTTATGGATGTTCCACCTGTGTGGGCAACACAGCACCTTTACCTGAAAGTGTGGTCGACGCCATTAAACAG GGCGATTTGGTGGCGTGTGGCGTGCTGTCTGGAAACCGGCATTTAGAAGGACGCCTGTGCAACTGCGTACGGGCGAATTATTTGGCCTCACCCCCGCTGGTGGTCGCGTATGCAATCGCAGGTACAGTCAGCATTAACCTGGAGACGGAACCGATGGGTGTGAACTCCGAGGGGAAGGAGGTGTTTCTGAGGGATATCTGGCCGTCTAAAGAGGAGGTACGGGATACAGAGGAGAACGTCGTCATTGCCTCCATGTTTAAAGAGCTGAGAAGCCGGATTGAG AAAGGAAATGCGTTCTGGAACAATTTGGACTCGGCCGAATCTCCCCTTTTCCCATGGGATCCCAAGTCCACTTACATCAGCTGTCCGTCCTTCTTCAGCAAACTG TCCAAAGAGAAGTGCGCACCTCTGTCCATCGACAACGCTTACGCTTTGCTCTTTCTGGGTGATAACGTTACTACTGATCACATTTCTCCAGCCGGTAGCATCGCTAGAGTCAGTGCCGCTGCTAAATACCTCCAGAGTAAACG TTTGACCCCTCGTGAGTTTAATTCTTATGGCGCACGGAGAGGAAACGATGCAGTTATGACTCGGGGAACCTTCGCCAGCATAAAGCTTCAGAACCGCCTCATCGGGAAGACCGGACCCAAAACACTGCACATTCCTACAGGACAGACA CTGGATGTGTTTGAAGCTGCCGAGCGCTATCAGAGAGACGGGGTTCCTCTCATTATCCTGGCGGGAAAAGAGTACGGCTCTGGTAGCTCTCGAGACTGGGTTGCTAAAGGACCCTATTTACTG ggtGTGCGTGCTGTGATAGCGGAGAGCTTTCAGAGGATGCATAAGAATCATCTGGTGGGCATGGGCATTGCTCCGCTGCAGTTCTTGCCCGGGGAGAACGCCGACACGCTGGAGCTGTCTGGAAAAGAGCGATTCTCCATCAGCATCCCACAAGAGCTCACGCCCAGACAACACCTCACTGTACAG ACAAGCACGGGCAAGAGTTTCAGCGTAGTTCCTCTGTTTGAGAATGAGATGGACCTGGTGTTTTTCCGACACGGAGGCATTCTGAAGTACATGGCTCAATCCCTGCTGCTGTAA